In one Winogradskyella sp. MH6 genomic region, the following are encoded:
- a CDS encoding OmpA family protein, with amino-acid sequence MRTISRYISLVCAGMFALSAFAQNGKIKSVEDDYKDFAYVKTSEVLLEVANKGYKSAELFQKLANSYYFRNDMENAAKWYGELFTMNDVIDPEYYFRYAMALKGIEDYKESDKWMKKFNELKPDDMRGRAFLSKVDYKSNIEELSRDDIEPHNLEINTELSDFGTTEYENGIVFASARGGGRKYRWNEEPYLDLYSAEKTESGFGEVKEIEGKVNTKYHESSAVFSPNGKYMFFTRNNFYRLKYKEDGTGVNRLQLYRATLSEDGTWDEIHKVHFNSEDYSVAHPTLNLTGTRLYFASDMPGTFGQSDIFVVDVNDDGTLGKPENLGPSINTEGQESFPFMDTSGNLFFSSTGFPGLGGLDVFKSEELDQKVEGGSNRNFPIENVGKPVNSSADDFGYYENLVTKRVYFSSNREGGKGSDDIYTFEVPECEQLVFGTVQDSKTDELIPDATVILFDSEGKEIERKTVDEDAAFEFELDCEMEYLIRGEKETYISDEKRFTTPKKKQELQLQLLLEKDVQEINPCDDLAKILDIPIIYFDFDKSNIRYDAEIELQKVLTVLNKYPTMNIDIRSHTDCRGPADYNEKLSDRRAKSTRQYLIDNGIAAERLTAKGYGESQLVNDCGCEPTNESSCSEEEHQLNRRSEFIITSINGKSCDDKE; translated from the coding sequence ATGAGAACAATTTCAAGATATATAAGTTTAGTTTGTGCAGGTATGTTTGCTTTATCTGCCTTTGCTCAAAACGGTAAAATAAAAAGTGTAGAGGATGACTATAAAGATTTTGCCTATGTGAAAACTAGTGAAGTCCTTCTCGAAGTAGCGAATAAAGGCTATAAGTCTGCAGAGCTTTTTCAGAAGTTAGCAAATTCATATTACTTTAGAAATGATATGGAAAACGCTGCTAAATGGTATGGTGAATTATTTACTATGAACGATGTGATTGACCCAGAATATTATTTTAGATATGCTATGGCTCTTAAGGGAATAGAAGACTACAAAGAATCAGATAAGTGGATGAAAAAATTCAATGAGCTCAAACCAGATGATATGAGAGGAAGGGCTTTTCTTTCTAAAGTGGATTATAAATCTAACATTGAAGAGTTGAGTAGAGATGATATTGAGCCTCATAATTTGGAGATTAATACAGAGCTTTCAGATTTTGGTACTACAGAATATGAAAACGGAATCGTGTTTGCTTCAGCTAGAGGTGGTGGTCGTAAATATCGTTGGAACGAAGAGCCATATTTAGATTTGTATTCGGCTGAGAAAACAGAAAGTGGTTTTGGAGAAGTTAAAGAAATCGAAGGAAAAGTAAATACAAAATATCACGAGTCTAGTGCAGTATTTTCACCAAACGGAAAATATATGTTCTTTACAAGAAATAACTTCTATAGATTAAAGTATAAAGAAGATGGCACAGGAGTTAACAGACTACAATTGTATAGAGCTACTTTGAGTGAAGATGGTACTTGGGACGAAATTCATAAAGTACATTTTAACAGTGAAGATTACAGTGTTGCTCACCCAACATTAAATTTAACAGGAACACGTTTATATTTTGCTTCAGACATGCCAGGTACATTTGGACAGTCTGATATTTTTGTAGTAGATGTAAATGATGATGGTACACTAGGTAAACCAGAAAACTTAGGTCCGTCAATAAATACTGAAGGACAAGAATCATTTCCATTTATGGATACAAGTGGTAATTTGTTCTTTTCTTCAACAGGTTTTCCGGGATTAGGTGGCTTAGATGTCTTTAAATCTGAAGAATTAGACCAAAAAGTTGAAGGTGGTTCTAATAGAAATTTTCCAATTGAAAATGTAGGAAAACCAGTAAATAGTTCTGCAGATGATTTTGGTTATTATGAGAATTTAGTTACTAAGCGCGTTTATTTTAGTTCAAACAGAGAAGGGGGTAAAGGTAGCGATGATATCTATACGTTTGAAGTACCAGAATGTGAGCAACTAGTATTTGGTACTGTTCAAGATAGTAAGACAGACGAACTTATTCCTGATGCTACAGTTATTTTATTTGATAGTGAAGGAAAAGAAATAGAGCGTAAAACTGTTGACGAAGATGCAGCTTTTGAGTTTGAGTTAGATTGTGAAATGGAATATCTTATTAGAGGTGAAAAAGAGACTTACATCTCTGATGAAAAACGTTTCACTACACCTAAGAAAAAACAAGAATTACAATTGCAATTACTCTTAGAAAAAGATGTTCAAGAAATCAATCCTTGCGATGATTTAGCTAAGATTTTAGATATTCCAATTATTTACTTTGATTTCGATAAGTCTAATATTAGATATGATGCCGAAATAGAGTTGCAAAAAGTATTAACTGTACTGAACAAATATCCAACAATGAATATAGATATTCGTTCACACACAGATTGTAGAGGACCTGCAGACTATAACGAAAAATTATCTGATAGAAGGGCAAAATCTACGCGTCAGTACCTAATTGATAACGGTATTGCTGCAGAGCGTTTAACAGCTAAGGGTTATGGAGAATCGCAACTTGTTAATGATTGTGGTTGCGAGCCTACAAACGAATCTAGCTGTTCTGAAGAAGAACACCAACTTAACAGACGTAGTGAGTTTATTATTACAAGTATAAATGGTAAATCTTGTGACGATAAAGAATAA
- a CDS encoding PorP/SprF family type IX secretion system membrane protein: MIRILSKASLILMVFTTLLATDLNAQQDPQYTHYMYNTLSVNPAYAGQRETLSVVGLHRSQWVGIDGAPQTQSLGIHSPLRNERIGLGLNIVSDALGPVRETYLDANFSYTIPLNANDLKLSFGVKGGFHNLQSDWSLGVIREVGDPTFANNLSTWSPTIGAGLYMHTRKWYLGLSVPNFLETDHYDDVQVSLANEQMHFYAIGGYVFNLSETLELKPAFLVKAVSGAPIIADVSANFWYKKNLTAGLAYRWDNSVSALVGFQATPGMFIGYGYDLTTTGLNNYNSGTHEITLRFEVKRLGRILSPRFF, translated from the coding sequence ATGATACGTATATTATCAAAAGCAAGTTTAATTTTAATGGTGTTTACTACACTATTAGCAACTGATTTAAATGCGCAGCAAGACCCGCAGTACACGCATTACATGTATAATACATTGAGTGTAAATCCAGCTTATGCTGGTCAGAGGGAAACGCTGAGTGTTGTAGGTTTGCACAGATCGCAATGGGTTGGTATTGATGGCGCACCACAAACACAATCTTTAGGTATTCATTCGCCATTACGTAATGAGCGGATAGGTTTAGGACTAAATATTGTAAGTGATGCTCTAGGTCCAGTGAGAGAAACTTATTTAGATGCAAATTTTTCTTACACTATACCATTAAATGCAAATGATTTAAAATTATCATTTGGAGTAAAAGGAGGTTTTCATAACCTGCAATCTGATTGGTCTTTAGGTGTTATTCGGGAAGTTGGTGATCCTACATTTGCAAATAATTTAAGCACATGGTCTCCAACTATAGGAGCAGGTTTATACATGCATACTAGAAAATGGTATTTAGGACTTTCAGTTCCTAACTTTTTAGAGACAGACCATTATGATGATGTTCAAGTGTCATTAGCTAATGAGCAGATGCATTTTTATGCTATAGGTGGTTATGTATTCAACCTAAGTGAAACGTTAGAATTGAAACCTGCTTTCTTGGTAAAAGCGGTCTCAGGGGCACCTATTATTGCAGATGTTTCAGCAAACTTTTGGTACAAAAAGAATTTAACAGCTGGTCTAGCTTATAGATGGGATAATTCTGTTAGTGCACTTGTAGGTTTTCAAGCCACACCAGGAATGTTCATTGGTTACGGCTATGATTTAACTACAACAGGATTAAATAACTATAACAGCGGAACTCACGAAATAACTTTAAGATTTGAAGTTAAGCGATTAGGTAGAATTTTATCACCACGTTTCTTCTAA